The proteins below come from a single Candidatus Flexicrinis affinis genomic window:
- the aspS gene encoding aspartate--tRNA(Asn) ligase, with translation MSRVLASQLARHVGETVSVSGWLHRWRPMGGFGFLIVRDRSGLAQVVIDSPAVLDGVYAESVVCVEGEVVAEPKAPGGVEIHDVRVKVLSPAAEPPPFDLFRPELNAQLPTLLDHAAITLRHPKQRALFEIASASMEGFRSTLRRLDFTEIQTPKIVASATESGANVFKIDYFGRAAYLAQSPQFYKQMMVGVFERVFEVAPVFRAEPHDTPRHLNEYVSCDVEFGFIDSHRDVMTALVEVIRGMVAAVSDSAATACALWGIVLPRIPAKVPIVHFTDALDLIAAATGEDCRAEPDLSPHHERWLGEWALREYGSDFVFVEGYPMAKRPFYTHPDVQRPAYSASFDLLFRGLELVTGGQRLHLYADYLAALDARGMPVEPFEGYLEAFKFGLPPHGGFAIGLERWTARLAELPNVREAALFPRDVGRLTP, from the coding sequence ATGTCCCGTGTTCTCGCATCCCAATTGGCCCGGCACGTTGGCGAAACTGTCAGTGTGTCGGGGTGGCTGCACCGATGGCGCCCGATGGGGGGATTCGGTTTCCTCATCGTACGTGACCGCTCCGGTCTGGCGCAGGTCGTGATCGATTCGCCGGCAGTGCTCGACGGTGTGTACGCCGAATCGGTGGTGTGCGTCGAAGGCGAGGTTGTTGCGGAGCCGAAGGCGCCGGGCGGCGTCGAAATTCACGACGTGCGGGTGAAAGTCCTATCGCCTGCGGCTGAGCCGCCCCCGTTCGACCTGTTCCGCCCGGAGTTGAACGCCCAGCTTCCGACGCTGCTCGATCACGCGGCGATCACGCTGCGTCATCCTAAGCAGCGCGCGCTGTTCGAGATCGCGTCGGCGAGCATGGAGGGGTTCCGGTCAACGCTGCGCCGCCTCGATTTCACCGAGATTCAAACGCCGAAGATCGTGGCCTCCGCGACCGAGAGCGGCGCCAACGTCTTCAAGATCGACTACTTTGGGCGTGCGGCCTATTTGGCGCAAAGCCCGCAGTTCTATAAGCAGATGATGGTCGGTGTATTCGAGCGCGTATTCGAGGTGGCGCCAGTCTTCCGTGCTGAGCCGCATGATACGCCTCGGCACTTGAACGAATACGTCTCATGCGATGTCGAGTTCGGCTTTATCGACAGCCACCGCGACGTGATGACTGCGCTGGTCGAGGTGATCCGTGGAATGGTCGCTGCTGTCTCGGATTCGGCGGCTACCGCGTGCGCATTGTGGGGCATTGTCCTGCCGCGCATCCCGGCGAAGGTCCCAATCGTTCACTTCACGGACGCGCTCGACCTGATCGCCGCGGCAACCGGCGAGGATTGCCGCGCGGAGCCGGATTTGTCGCCGCATCACGAGCGTTGGCTCGGCGAGTGGGCGCTGCGCGAATACGGCAGCGATTTCGTGTTCGTCGAAGGCTATCCGATGGCGAAGCGACCGTTCTATACGCATCCGGACGTGCAGCGACCCGCCTACAGCGCCAGCTTCGACCTGCTGTTTCGCGGTCTTGAACTGGTGACGGGCGGTCAGCGCCTACACCTCTACGCGGATTATCTGGCAGCGTTGGACGCGCGTGGCATGCCCGTCGAACCGTTCGAGGGATATCTGGAGGCGTTCAAATTTGGACTGCCGCCGCACGGCGGGTTTGCGATCGGGCTGGAGCGCTGGACAGCGCGGCTTGCCGAACTGCCTAACGTGCGCGAAGCGGCTCTGTTCCCGCGCGACGTCGGGCGGCTGACCCCATAA